Part of the Fodinicola acaciae genome is shown below.
GCCGACAGTTTCGGCGACCTCCGTACGGACCGGTCAGATCGCGCGGACCGGTGGCATGGCTGATCGTGCGGTGCCGATCAGCTGTTCGCGCTCGGACTCCGAGAGACCACCCCACACGCCGTACGGCTCGCGGACCTTCAGCGCGTGCTCGCGGCACTGCTTCAGGACCGGGCAGGTGGCGCAGATGGCCTTGGCCTCGGACTCGCGGCGAGCCCGGGACGGGCCACGCTCGCCTTCTGGATGGAAGAACAGGGCACTGTCGACCCCCCGACAGGATCCCTTGAGTTGCCAGTCCCACAGATCGGCAGTGGGACCAGGCAGCCGACGTACATCGGCCATCACTGCCTCCTCGTTGAAACACCGGCGACAGCAGTCATCGCCCCCCGAGGGTTGGACAAGTGGACCAACCCCACATCCCGGACCGTACAACCGCGCCAGACGTTGTTCAAGAGGTTCGTTGCAAACATTGTTCGACGTTTTTGATCTCCGCCGAATCTGTGCGCTCGGTAACTTCCTAACAAACACGCCATATCATCAGAAAAGCGACTAAAAGTACGCCGCGCCCGTCGATGCCTCGGGACACCCGGCGGCGACCCATGAATCCGAAACTCGACTTGCCGTC
Proteins encoded:
- a CDS encoding WhiB family transcriptional regulator, with the translated sequence MADVRRLPGPTADLWDWQLKGSCRGVDSALFFHPEGERGPSRARRESEAKAICATCPVLKQCREHALKVREPYGVWGGLSESEREQLIGTARSAMPPVRAI